Proteins from a genomic interval of Amycolatopsis sp. cg13:
- the sthA gene encoding Si-specific NAD(P)(+) transhydrogenase, giving the protein MSEYEYDLIVIGSGPGGQKAAIAAAKLGKKVAVVDRHDMVGGVCVNTGTIPSKTLREAVLYLTGMNQRELYGASYRVKQDITIADLMARTQHVIGREVQVVRAQLLRNHVDLIGGIGSFADPHTVLVDGKHRGDRRTITGDYVVIATGTRPARPDHVDFDAARVLDSDEILAMETIPSSLVVVGAGVIGIEYASMFAALGSRVTVVEQRDQMLDFCDPEIVESLKFQLRDLGVTFRFGEKVANVAVSDDATVTTLVSGKRIPADAVMYSAGRQGMTGALALENAGLSADKRGRLEVDEHYRTSVEHVYAVGDVIGFPALAATSMDQGRLAAYHAFGEPANDIGALQPIGIYTIPEISYVGATEAQLTSSSVPYEVGIARYRELARGQISGDSYGMLKLLVSTADRKLLGVHVFGTGATDLVHIGQAVMGCGGTVDYLVDAVFNYPTLSEAYKVAALDATNKIRALERFGG; this is encoded by the coding sequence GTGAGCGAATACGAGTACGACCTCATCGTCATCGGCTCGGGCCCGGGAGGGCAGAAAGCCGCCATCGCGGCGGCGAAACTGGGGAAGAAAGTCGCCGTCGTCGACCGGCACGACATGGTCGGCGGCGTGTGCGTCAACACGGGCACCATCCCGTCCAAGACGCTGCGCGAAGCCGTGCTGTACCTGACCGGAATGAACCAGCGCGAGCTGTACGGCGCGAGCTACCGGGTGAAACAGGACATCACCATCGCGGATCTGATGGCGCGCACGCAGCACGTCATCGGGCGCGAGGTCCAGGTGGTGCGTGCGCAGCTGCTGCGCAACCACGTCGATCTCATCGGCGGCATCGGCTCGTTCGCCGATCCGCACACCGTCCTGGTCGACGGCAAACACCGCGGCGACCGGCGCACGATCACCGGCGACTACGTCGTCATCGCGACCGGCACCCGTCCCGCGCGCCCGGACCACGTCGACTTCGACGCCGCGCGCGTGCTCGACTCGGACGAGATCCTGGCGATGGAGACGATCCCGTCGTCGCTGGTCGTGGTGGGCGCGGGGGTGATCGGGATCGAGTACGCGTCGATGTTCGCCGCGCTCGGCTCGCGGGTGACGGTGGTCGAGCAGCGCGACCAGATGCTCGACTTCTGCGACCCGGAGATCGTGGAATCGCTGAAGTTCCAGCTGCGCGACCTCGGTGTCACGTTCCGGTTCGGGGAGAAGGTCGCGAACGTCGCGGTCTCCGACGACGCCACCGTGACGACGCTGGTCAGCGGCAAGCGAATCCCGGCGGACGCGGTGATGTACTCGGCCGGCCGCCAGGGCATGACCGGCGCGCTGGCGCTGGAGAACGCGGGTCTGAGTGCGGACAAACGCGGCAGGCTGGAGGTCGACGAGCACTACCGCACGTCGGTCGAGCACGTGTACGCGGTCGGCGATGTGATCGGCTTTCCGGCTTTGGCGGCGACCTCGATGGATCAGGGCCGTCTCGCCGCGTACCACGCGTTCGGCGAACCGGCGAACGACATCGGCGCGTTGCAGCCGATCGGGATCTACACGATCCCGGAGATCTCGTACGTGGGTGCGACCGAGGCGCAGCTGACGTCGTCTTCGGTGCCGTACGAGGTCGGTATCGCGCGCTATCGGGAGCTGGCGCGCGGGCAGATTTCCGGGGACAGCTATGGGATGTTGAAGCTGCTGGTGTCGACGGCGGACCGGAAGTTGTTGGGAGTGCACGTATTCGGCACCGGCGCGACTGATCTCGTGCACATCGGACAGGCGGTGATGGGCTGCGGCGGGACAGTGGATTACCTGGTGGACGCGGTGTTCAACTACCCGACGCTGTCCGAGGCGTACAAGGTGGCGGCCCTCGACGCGACGAACAAGATCCGCGCCTTGGAGCGCTTCGGCGGCTGA
- a CDS encoding glutamine synthetase encodes MSPFDRPVGPRSLAVRAEAGSEAAEVLRRVLAEDGARLVLLVPDPHARFAAVELAAPFAAEVLDSGYGVCSYVFAWTPEREPLPEIGPLKPYLGGFGDLRVRLDAATALPLGDRTWAVVGDAEFPSGEPAGLAPRTVLRRQLARLEEHGLVPSIGIEHEVVFRNLEGDPLTGHGVDYAVGGTERLAPLLADLRSATAGLGVESARAECHPGQYEVVLRHRDALAACDDALLLQMVTRRVAAEHDAQTDYLAAPEPGQGNSCHVHLSLSTSDGPVGFPFALAAFLAGVLRDARALSAVWAPTWNSYVRLRTAPFSPRELRWGPDDRTASIRLCGTSSAPRLEFRFAGADAQPHLVVAALIAAGTAGLAEQLSPPDAGALSGQLASSPWEALALLEEGRAAELLGEDVAAQQAALLREELDTALGSVADLHRRRGALRS; translated from the coding sequence GTGAGCCCGTTCGACCGTCCGGTCGGGCCTCGTTCGCTGGCAGTGCGCGCCGAAGCGGGCTCGGAGGCGGCGGAAGTGTTGCGTCGAGTGCTTGCCGAGGACGGCGCTCGGCTGGTGCTGTTGGTGCCCGATCCGCACGCGCGGTTCGCGGCGGTCGAGCTGGCCGCGCCGTTCGCCGCCGAGGTGCTGGACAGCGGATACGGCGTGTGCAGCTACGTCTTCGCTTGGACACCGGAGCGGGAGCCGTTGCCGGAGATCGGCCCGCTGAAGCCGTATCTCGGCGGGTTCGGCGACCTGCGCGTGCGGCTCGACGCGGCGACGGCGCTTCCGCTCGGCGACCGGACGTGGGCGGTGGTCGGGGACGCGGAGTTCCCGTCCGGCGAACCGGCCGGGCTCGCGCCGCGGACGGTGTTGCGCAGGCAGCTTGCGCGGTTGGAAGAGCACGGGCTGGTTCCGTCGATCGGGATCGAGCACGAGGTGGTTTTCCGGAACCTGGAAGGAGATCCGCTCACCGGGCATGGCGTGGACTACGCCGTCGGCGGCACCGAACGCCTCGCGCCGCTGCTCGCTGATCTGCGCTCCGCCACGGCCGGTCTGGGCGTGGAATCGGCGCGGGCGGAGTGCCATCCGGGCCAGTACGAGGTCGTCCTGCGGCATCGCGACGCGCTCGCGGCCTGCGATGACGCGTTGCTGCTGCAGATGGTGACCCGGCGGGTAGCCGCTGAGCATGATGCGCAAACCGACTATCTCGCCGCGCCGGAGCCCGGTCAGGGGAATTCCTGTCACGTCCACCTGTCACTGTCCACATCAGACGGACCAGTCGGGTTTCCGTTCGCGCTGGCGGCTTTTCTCGCCGGAGTGCTGCGGGACGCGCGGGCGTTGTCCGCGGTCTGGGCTCCGACGTGGAACAGCTACGTCCGGCTCCGGACCGCCCCGTTCTCGCCGCGCGAACTGCGCTGGGGGCCGGATGACCGGACCGCGTCGATCCGGCTGTGCGGGACGTCGTCCGCGCCGCGGCTGGAGTTCCGCTTCGCGGGGGCCGATGCTCAGCCGCACCTCGTCGTCGCCGCGCTGATCGCCGCTGGCACCGCTGGCCTGGCCGAACAGCTGTCGCCGCCTGACGCGGGCGCCCTGAGCGGACAGCTGGCGTCGTCGCCGTGGGAGGCGCTGGCGTTGCTGGAGGAGGGGCGGGCCGCCGAGTTGCTGGGGGAGGACGTCGCCGCGCAACAGGCCGCCTTGCTGCGCGAGGAACTCGACACCGCGCTCGGGTCGGTCGCCGATCTGCACCGCCGCCGGGGCGCCTTGCGGTCCTGA